One Oscillospiraceae bacterium genomic region harbors:
- a CDS encoding amino acid ABC transporter ATP-binding protein, protein MLEIHDLQKSFGDLHVLRGINLNIQKGDVVAVLGSSGSGKTTLLRCMNFLEHADAGTMVFDGQQVELSRITHAQIHALRRRTGFVFQNYNLFANKTALQNVTEGLVIARKMDKHQADEIARAALDKVGMGDRCDHYPSQLSGGQQQRVAIARAIAYDPEILYFDEPTSALDPELTGEVLTVMRRLADEGRTMLVVTHEMDFARHVANRVVFMDAGVIVEQADAETFFTNPQQPRTREFLQNYKQRSFT, encoded by the coding sequence ATGCTGGAAATCCATGATCTGCAAAAATCCTTCGGTGACCTGCATGTCTTAAGGGGCATCAATCTCAATATCCAGAAGGGCGATGTCGTGGCCGTCCTCGGCTCCAGCGGCAGCGGCAAAACAACGCTTCTGCGCTGCATGAACTTTTTGGAGCATGCCGATGCGGGCACCATGGTCTTTGACGGCCAGCAGGTAGAGCTGAGCCGCATCACCCACGCCCAGATTCACGCCCTGCGCCGCCGCACCGGTTTTGTGTTCCAAAACTACAACCTGTTCGCCAACAAGACCGCGCTGCAAAACGTGACCGAGGGCCTTGTCATTGCCCGCAAGATGGACAAGCACCAGGCCGACGAGATCGCCCGTGCCGCGCTGGATAAAGTCGGCATGGGGGACCGCTGCGACCACTATCCCAGCCAGCTTTCCGGCGGCCAGCAGCAGCGCGTGGCCATTGCCCGCGCCATTGCTTACGACCCGGAGATCCTCTATTTCGACGAGCCGACCTCGGCCCTCGACCCCGAGCTGACCGGCGAGGTGCTGACCGTCATGCGCCGTTTGGCCGATGAGGGGCGCACGATGCTGGTCGTCACCCACGAGATGGACTTCGCCCGCCATGTGGCCAACCGCGTTGTCTTTATGGACGCCGGCGTCATCGTGGAGCAGGCCGACGCCGAAACTTTCTTCACCAACCCGCAGCAGCCCCGCACCCGGGAGTTCCTGCAGAATTACAAACAAAGGAGTTTTACCTGA
- a CDS encoding transporter substrate-binding domain-containing protein yields the protein MNRKKITALALTAAISAAVLAGCGSSAASSAAPAADSAADSATTDTAASADLLSQIRERGTITVAMEGTWAPWTYHDENDNLVGYDVEVATLIAEKLGVEPEFIEGEWDGLLAGLDAGRYDIMVNGVDITEERAEKYDFSEPYAYNRTAVITKGDNDTINSLEDLKDKKTANTISSTYAQLAEQYGADVTGVDDLNQTFELLNSGRIDATLNAEVTFYDYTKEHPDANVKIAVLTQDANEVAIPLRKGDETATLREAINTAIDELRASGQLKDLSEKYFGTDISSND from the coding sequence ATGAACCGTAAAAAGATCACCGCCCTGGCCCTGACCGCCGCTATTTCCGCCGCCGTGCTGGCTGGCTGCGGCAGCTCTGCCGCTTCTTCCGCTGCCCCGGCTGCTGATTCCGCCGCCGACAGCGCCACCACCGATACCGCTGCTTCTGCCGACCTGCTGAGCCAGATCCGGGAGCGCGGCACCATCACCGTCGCCATGGAGGGCACCTGGGCCCCCTGGACCTACCACGATGAAAACGACAACCTCGTCGGCTATGACGTGGAAGTTGCTACCCTGATCGCCGAGAAGCTGGGCGTTGAGCCGGAGTTCATCGAGGGCGAGTGGGACGGCCTGCTGGCCGGTCTGGACGCTGGCCGTTACGACATCATGGTCAACGGCGTGGACATCACCGAGGAGCGCGCCGAGAAATACGACTTCTCCGAGCCGTACGCCTACAACCGCACCGCCGTCATCACCAAGGGGGATAACGACACCATCAACAGCCTGGAAGATCTGAAGGACAAAAAGACCGCCAACACCATCTCCAGCACCTACGCCCAGCTGGCTGAGCAGTACGGCGCCGACGTTACCGGCGTGGACGACCTGAACCAGACCTTCGAACTGCTGAACAGCGGCCGCATCGATGCTACCCTGAATGCTGAGGTTACCTTCTACGACTACACCAAAGAGCATCCCGACGCCAACGTCAAGATCGCAGTCCTGACCCAGGACGCCAACGAGGTTGCTATCCCGCTGCGCAAGGGCGACGAGACCGCCACCCTGCGTGAGGCTATTAACACCGCCATTGACGAGCTGCGTGCCTCCGGCCAGCTGAAAGATCTGAGCGAGAAGTACTTCGGCACCGACATTTCCTCCAACGACTAA
- a CDS encoding MATE family efflux transporter, with product MTKDLTGGNPLKVILFFTLPLVLGNLFQQFYALADTIIVGRFCGVSALASVGSTGSINYLILGFVIGICNGFAIPIAQLFGARDYSDLRRHVANAAWLCIAFSVVLTITTVTLTRPLLVLMQTPEDILDGAVIYIGWIFASIPFIFLYNMVASIMRALGDSKTPLYFLILTSALNIGLDLLFIVPFKMGILGAALATDISQAISGVVSFGFLCRKFEVLHMQKGELAFSKRACIRLMGIGVPMGLQCSITAIGSVIMQWAVNVLGSTAVAAVTAASKTMNLLTVPLESVGTAMATYSGQNLGAARMDRVRKGVTSALLIATVYSIASALILHFADVAVMSLFLDTTTEVEIVAMGREYLFWNSVFFVPLGALIVWRYSIQGLGFSTLAMMAGVAEMIARTAVAIVLVPMLGYFGAELANPAAWIAACIFLYPAYRWTCRQLDDRLLAARLHIQSESPEHEAAL from the coding sequence ATGACAAAAGACCTTACCGGCGGCAATCCGCTGAAAGTGATCCTGTTCTTCACCCTGCCGCTTGTGCTGGGCAATCTGTTCCAGCAGTTTTACGCGCTGGCAGATACCATCATCGTAGGCCGTTTCTGCGGCGTCAGTGCGCTGGCGTCGGTCGGCTCCACCGGCTCCATCAACTATCTGATCCTGGGCTTCGTCATTGGCATCTGCAATGGTTTTGCCATCCCCATCGCTCAGCTGTTCGGCGCACGGGATTACAGCGACCTGCGCCGCCATGTGGCTAATGCCGCCTGGCTGTGCATCGCATTCAGCGTAGTGCTTACCATCACCACGGTGACCCTGACCCGCCCGCTGCTGGTGCTGATGCAGACGCCTGAGGACATCCTGGACGGTGCGGTCATCTATATTGGCTGGATCTTCGCCAGCATCCCGTTCATCTTTTTGTACAACATGGTCGCCAGTATCATGCGCGCCCTGGGCGACAGCAAAACACCGCTGTACTTCCTGATCCTGACCAGCGCTCTGAACATCGGCCTGGATCTTTTGTTCATCGTGCCGTTCAAGATGGGAATCCTCGGCGCAGCGCTGGCCACCGATATTTCCCAGGCCATCTCCGGCGTGGTCAGCTTCGGCTTCCTGTGCCGCAAGTTTGAGGTGCTGCATATGCAGAAAGGCGAGCTCGCCTTCAGCAAGCGCGCCTGCATCCGCCTGATGGGCATCGGCGTGCCGATGGGCCTGCAGTGCAGCATCACGGCCATCGGCAGCGTTATCATGCAGTGGGCCGTCAATGTGCTGGGCAGCACGGCTGTCGCCGCCGTCACCGCCGCCAGCAAGACGATGAACCTGCTGACCGTCCCGCTGGAGAGCGTCGGCACGGCCATGGCCACCTACTCGGGCCAGAACCTGGGGGCCGCCCGGATGGACCGCGTGCGCAAAGGCGTTACCAGCGCACTGCTGATCGCCACCGTCTACAGCATTGCTTCGGCTCTTATCCTGCATTTTGCCGATGTAGCCGTCATGTCCCTCTTCCTCGACACGACCACCGAGGTGGAGATCGTCGCCATGGGGCGCGAGTACCTCTTCTGGAACAGCGTGTTTTTCGTGCCGCTGGGTGCGCTGATCGTCTGGCGTTACAGCATCCAGGGCCTGGGCTTCTCCACGCTGGCCATGATGGCCGGCGTGGCCGAGATGATCGCCCGTACCGCCGTGGCCATCGTGCTGGTGCCGATGCTGGGCTACTTTGGCGCCGAGCTGGCGAACCCCGCCGCTTGGATCGCGGCCTGCATCTTCCTGTACCCGGCCTACCGCTGGACCTGCCGCCAGTTGGACGACCGCCTGCTGGCCGCCCGCCTGCATATCCAGAGCGAAAGCCCGGAACACGAAGCTGCCCTGTAA
- a CDS encoding diaminopimelate decarboxylase, protein MPQKKPFVTLAQARAIAAEIPTPFHLYDEAGIRANARKVNAAFSWNKGFKEYFAVKATPNPYILKILQEEGCGVDCSSYTELLMSEACGFTGSDIMFSSNETPAQDMQKAYELGAYINLDDLTHVDFLKETAGVPKTVCCRYNPGGVFELGNGIMDNPGDAKYGMSEDQMAEAYTRLMKLGAEEFGIHSFLASNTVTDDYYPKLAGILFELAVRLHKRTGAKIKFINLSGGVGIAYRPDQRSNDIAAIGEGVRKKFEEILVPAGMGDVAIFTEMGRFMLAPYGALITTAIHEKHIYKEYIGVDACAANLMRPAMYGSYHHITVLGKEDAPCDHKYDVVGGLCENNDKFAIDRMLPEIDKGDILFIHDAGAHGFSMGYNYNGKLRSAEVLLKPDGSFQKIRRAETPADYFATFDFTPFFKK, encoded by the coding sequence ATGCCGCAGAAAAAGCCGTTTGTTACGCTGGCCCAGGCACGGGCCATTGCCGCTGAGATCCCCACGCCCTTCCACCTGTACGATGAGGCCGGTATCCGCGCGAACGCCCGCAAGGTCAACGCCGCGTTCAGCTGGAATAAAGGCTTCAAGGAGTACTTTGCCGTCAAGGCCACTCCGAACCCTTACATCCTGAAAATTCTGCAGGAGGAGGGCTGCGGCGTCGACTGCTCCAGCTACACCGAGCTGCTGATGAGCGAGGCCTGCGGCTTTACCGGCAGCGACATCATGTTTTCCTCCAACGAGACGCCGGCGCAGGACATGCAGAAAGCCTACGAGCTGGGCGCTTACATCAACCTGGACGATTTGACCCATGTGGACTTCCTCAAAGAAACGGCCGGTGTCCCCAAGACCGTTTGCTGCCGCTACAATCCGGGCGGTGTGTTTGAGCTGGGCAACGGCATCATGGATAACCCCGGCGACGCCAAGTACGGCATGAGCGAGGACCAGATGGCCGAAGCCTACACCCGCCTGATGAAACTGGGCGCTGAGGAGTTCGGCATTCACTCCTTCCTCGCCAGCAACACTGTCACCGACGATTACTATCCCAAGCTGGCCGGCATCCTGTTTGAACTGGCCGTCCGTCTGCACAAGCGCACCGGCGCAAAAATCAAGTTTATCAACCTGTCCGGCGGCGTGGGCATTGCCTACCGCCCCGACCAGCGCAGCAACGACATCGCCGCCATCGGCGAAGGCGTGCGCAAAAAGTTTGAGGAGATCCTCGTGCCCGCTGGGATGGGCGATGTAGCCATCTTTACCGAGATGGGTCGCTTCATGCTGGCACCCTACGGTGCTCTCATTACCACCGCCATCCACGAAAAGCACATTTATAAGGAGTATATCGGTGTGGACGCCTGTGCCGCCAACCTGATGCGTCCGGCCATGTACGGCTCCTACCACCACATCACGGTGCTGGGCAAAGAAGATGCCCCCTGCGACCACAAGTACGATGTGGTCGGCGGCCTGTGCGAGAATAACGATAAGTTTGCCATCGACCGCATGTTGCCTGAAATCGACAAGGGCGATATCCTCTTTATCCACGATGCCGGTGCCCACGGCTTCTCGATGGGCTACAACTACAACGGCAAGTTGCGCAGCGCCGAGGTGCTGCTGAAACCGGACGGCTCCTTCCAGAAAATTCGCCGTGCCGAGACCCCGGCCGACTACTTTGCCACCTTCGACTTTACGCCGTTCTTCAAAAAATAA
- the rnhA gene encoding ribonuclease HI, with protein MKQIEIYTDGACSGNPGPGGWGAILRFRTAQKVYEKELSGGEANTTNNRMEMTALLEALRQLKEPCAIDLYSDSQYVINGLEKGWAKGWRARGWKKADKSPALNPDLWAPLLEESEKHKITYHWLKGHAGHPENERCDRMAVEQSKKYGGRQA; from the coding sequence ATGAAACAGATTGAAATTTATACCGACGGCGCGTGCAGCGGCAACCCCGGCCCCGGCGGCTGGGGGGCCATTTTGCGGTTCCGTACCGCACAGAAAGTGTACGAGAAGGAGCTTTCCGGCGGCGAGGCCAACACCACCAACAACCGCATGGAGATGACCGCCCTGCTGGAAGCCCTGCGCCAGTTGAAAGAGCCCTGCGCCATCGATTTGTACAGCGACAGCCAGTATGTCATCAACGGGCTGGAAAAAGGCTGGGCCAAGGGGTGGCGCGCCCGCGGCTGGAAAAAAGCCGACAAGTCCCCCGCCCTGAACCCTGACCTGTGGGCCCCGCTTTTGGAAGAAAGCGAAAAGCACAAGATTACCTACCACTGGCTGAAAGGCCACGCCGGCCACCCCGAAAACGAGCGCTGCGACCGCATGGCCGTGGAGCAGAGTAAAAAGTACGGCGGCCGCCAGGCATAA
- a CDS encoding antitoxin: MGTARTKANNKWNAKAYDRVNLVLKKDTSPTKDEVQAAADAEGVSLNAYIVAAISQQLNKEKP; encoded by the coding sequence TTGGGAACAGCAAGAACAAAGGCGAATAACAAATGGAATGCTAAAGCCTATGACCGTGTAAACCTCGTGTTGAAAAAAGATACCAGCCCGACAAAGGATGAAGTTCAAGCCGCTGCTGATGCAGAGGGAGTTAGCCTGAATGCGTATATTGTGGCGGCAATCAGCCAACAGTTAAATAAAGAGAAACCGTAA
- a CDS encoding amino acid ABC transporter permease — protein sequence MTERLAQILADSFFKILIPGITVTIPLTALSFSISLVISVAVALVQFAQVPVLTKLARLYIWIIRGTPILVQLFVVFYGLPGVGILIEPFPAAVLVFSINEGAYGAETIRAALESVPKGQLEAGQCVGMSYMQIMWRIILPQALRTAFPTLANSLIAMVKDTSLAANITVTEMFMTTQRIVARTYEPLALYLEVGLVYLLFCTVLTRVQAWGEKLLNRRGAQRS from the coding sequence ATGACAGAACGCCTTGCCCAGATATTGGCGGATTCCTTTTTTAAGATCCTGATCCCTGGCATTACCGTCACCATCCCGTTGACGGCGCTGTCCTTTTCTATTTCTCTTGTCATCTCCGTGGCGGTGGCGCTGGTGCAGTTTGCCCAGGTGCCGGTACTTACCAAGCTGGCCCGCCTGTACATCTGGATCATCCGCGGTACGCCCATTCTGGTGCAGCTGTTTGTAGTGTTCTACGGCCTGCCGGGTGTCGGCATCCTCATCGAGCCGTTCCCTGCGGCGGTGCTGGTGTTTTCCATCAACGAGGGTGCTTACGGTGCCGAGACTATCCGCGCGGCGCTGGAATCGGTGCCCAAGGGCCAGCTGGAAGCAGGGCAGTGCGTGGGCATGAGCTACATGCAGATCATGTGGCGCATCATCCTGCCGCAAGCCCTGCGCACGGCGTTCCCCACGCTGGCCAACTCCCTGATCGCCATGGTCAAGGATACCTCTCTGGCGGCCAATATCACCGTGACCGAAATGTTCATGACCACCCAGCGCATCGTCGCCCGCACCTACGAGCCGCTGGCCCTCTATCTGGAGGTCGGCCTTGTCTACCTGCTGTTCTGCACGGTGCTGACCCGCGTGCAGGCCTGGGGCGAGAAGCTGCTGAACCGCCGCGGCGCACAAAGGAGTTGA
- a CDS encoding ribonuclease J — protein MEEFKPKRKNNNYSGTDKAGAPRRAPRQNHQNKPPQENSTPANKPRRRPARPAAAEAAQAPAQSVPAPRPRRPRNTPQGEGQAPHQQRRGRKPQQNNNAPHYEMTPAIPMHICPLGGLGEVGKNITLYECQGDMILVDCGLVFPDADMFGVDLVIPDFTYVLENKDRIKGLFITHGHEDHIGSLPYLLKKFNVPIYAARLTIGLIKNKLEEHGLASSAVFHEIRPRQKVKLGCFTVEPIHVNHSIPDALAFAIECPAGVVIHTGDFKVDYTPLSGDAVTDLSTIAEYGRKGVLALLSDSTNAERPGFTATEQTVAEGVRGLFGKAGKRRIIVATFASNIYRVQQIIDLAIESGRKVAVSGRSMVSNTEMARELGYLHAPDNVLIPIEEINKYPPEKVVLITTGSQGEPLSALSRMAQASHRQVKVGPNDFIIISARPIPGNEKTVTKVVNGLLALGAEVIYENMYDTHVSGHACQEEQKLMLTLAHPQYFLPVHGEFKQLKRHAETAEHLGYIPKQNIYIAENGQNIRLSADGMTVENTVTAGAVMVDGYGVGDVGNVVLRDRHHLSEDGIIIVTAAVDGSTGQVLSGPDLVSRGFVYVRESEELMDGARMQVEMALDRSLSDNMHDWASVKARVREALSSYIYRKTKRSPMILPILLEV, from the coding sequence ATGGAAGAATTCAAGCCTAAGCGTAAAAATAACAACTATTCTGGCACCGACAAGGCCGGTGCGCCGCGCCGCGCCCCGCGCCAGAATCATCAGAATAAGCCCCCGCAGGAGAATAGCACCCCGGCCAATAAGCCCCGCCGCCGTCCTGCCCGCCCGGCCGCTGCCGAAGCTGCCCAGGCCCCGGCACAATCCGTGCCTGCACCGCGCCCGCGCCGTCCTCGCAACACACCGCAGGGGGAGGGTCAGGCTCCGCACCAGCAGCGCCGCGGCCGCAAGCCCCAGCAGAATAACAATGCCCCCCACTATGAGATGACCCCGGCCATCCCCATGCATATCTGCCCGCTGGGCGGCTTGGGTGAAGTCGGCAAAAACATCACCCTGTATGAGTGCCAGGGCGATATGATCCTGGTCGATTGCGGCCTCGTCTTCCCGGATGCGGATATGTTCGGCGTCGATCTGGTCATCCCGGATTTCACCTACGTGCTGGAGAACAAGGACCGCATCAAGGGCCTGTTCATCACCCACGGACACGAGGACCACATCGGCAGCCTGCCGTACCTGCTCAAAAAATTCAACGTGCCGATCTACGCCGCCCGGCTGACCATCGGCCTCATCAAGAATAAGCTTGAAGAACACGGCTTGGCATCCAGCGCCGTCTTCCACGAGATCCGCCCCCGCCAGAAGGTCAAGCTCGGCTGCTTCACCGTCGAACCCATTCATGTGAACCACTCTATCCCCGACGCGCTGGCTTTCGCCATCGAGTGCCCGGCGGGCGTGGTCATCCACACCGGCGACTTCAAGGTCGACTACACGCCGCTGTCCGGTGATGCCGTCACCGACCTGTCCACCATTGCCGAGTACGGCCGCAAGGGCGTGCTGGCTCTGCTGTCCGACTCCACCAACGCCGAGCGCCCGGGCTTTACCGCGACGGAGCAGACGGTGGCCGAGGGCGTGCGCGGCCTGTTCGGCAAGGCAGGCAAGCGCCGCATCATCGTGGCGACCTTTGCCTCCAACATCTACCGCGTGCAGCAGATCATCGACCTGGCCATTGAGTCGGGCCGCAAGGTGGCCGTCAGCGGCCGCAGCATGGTCTCCAACACCGAGATGGCCCGCGAACTGGGGTACCTGCATGCCCCTGACAATGTGTTGATCCCCATCGAGGAGATCAACAAGTACCCGCCGGAAAAGGTCGTGCTCATTACCACCGGCAGCCAGGGCGAGCCGCTGTCTGCGCTGTCCCGCATGGCGCAGGCCAGCCACCGTCAGGTCAAGGTCGGCCCCAACGACTTTATCATCATCTCGGCCCGTCCCATCCCCGGCAACGAAAAGACCGTTACCAAGGTCGTCAACGGCCTGCTGGCCCTGGGCGCCGAGGTCATCTACGAGAACATGTACGACACCCATGTTTCGGGCCACGCCTGCCAGGAAGAACAGAAGCTTATGCTGACCCTGGCGCACCCGCAGTACTTCCTGCCTGTGCACGGTGAGTTCAAGCAGCTCAAGCGCCACGCCGAGACGGCCGAGCACCTGGGCTATATCCCGAAGCAGAACATTTATATCGCCGAGAACGGCCAGAACATCCGCCTGTCTGCCGACGGCATGACCGTGGAAAACACCGTTACCGCCGGTGCCGTCATGGTGGATGGCTACGGCGTGGGCGATGTGGGCAATGTGGTCCTGCGTGACCGCCACCACCTGTCCGAGGATGGCATCATCATCGTGACGGCTGCTGTGGATGGTTCCACCGGCCAGGTGCTGTCCGGTCCGGATCTTGTCAGCCGCGGTTTCGTCTATGTCCGCGAGAGCGAGGAACTGATGGACGGTGCCCGTATGCAGGTAGAGATGGCCCTGGACCGCAGCCTGAGCGACAATATGCACGATTGGGCCAGTGTCAAGGCCCGTGTGCGCGAGGCACTTTCCAGCTATATCTACCGCAAGACCAAGCGTAGCCCGATGATCCTGCCTATCCTGCTGGAAGTGTAA